The Dioscorea cayenensis subsp. rotundata cultivar TDr96_F1 chromosome 16, TDr96_F1_v2_PseudoChromosome.rev07_lg8_w22 25.fasta, whole genome shotgun sequence sequence GAGCTAAGACTCTATGATATGTCTTAGCTTCCTCCTTAACAGTTAAGTTTTTGCAAACTAGTCATAAAACAGATCACAACACTATTATAAGcccttcttttcctttctttgcaTCAATACTGATTTAGTGAGTGTCACTTAACATGTAAACTAAATCAGGATCATAGTTTAGGTTCATTATATTGGATTTTGAATCAAGATTAATCTTGGCTGGTGCCATAAGAGCAATTTCCTTACCTAAGACCTACTCAATTTGAGTCATATCTATATCAGGAATGTGCTTCCACAGGAAATCATTTGCTTCAAAATTCTGTCTAATCTAAGATTCAGTACACAACACAagcatatccattgatttcacTTAGTTACCAACAGAAATAAAATGGCCATACACCCTTCTCTCAGCTTAACATTCACCTAGCTTTCTTCATAATTATCAAACAGATTTCTATAAATGCACATTTAAGACATAAAatgatattccaaaaaaaaaaaaaagaaattcaaggGAATGGTATGAAAAGTTGAATTAAAATTACCTCTAGTAATTGGTCATTCTTAAGTAAACTCTTCACCAAATAAATTTGATCCTGTATCAAGTACTGATGCTTCAAGAGCTTAGAATCTCTTGTCAAAATTACTCTCTtctctttgtatgcttgatCTAGTAAGTGcctaaagataaattaaaataagtgaAAAAGGGGGAATTGAAGTTTAGCACCTTCAAGTTCATTCTATTCTATAGAAGCAAAAACTAATTCTAGGTCCCAAACATAATCTACAGAGTTGCTTAAGTGGAGTACCTTGGATCAGGCTTTTTAGAAGGTGGGATGGCAGCATCAATCCCAACACACCGCAGGTGCTTTGCCAATCCTTCCACCTGTGATAGGATTCAGTTAAATAAGTATTATTCAAAAAACTCATCAGAAAATTTCCATATCCAATTGGCAGATTACATAACACTAACAAGAATTGCTGAATCAAAATAACCAACACAACATAATATCAGCTCATTAGACTAGTGATTTGCTAAGAAACTAGGTCGCTTTGATGAACCCGACAGATTCAAGAGTTAGCACTATCATTGGAACAGAACATTCGCACTTACACCTTACACAACAATATGTTTAACTTACAAAAgcgcattacaaaaaaaaacaaatgcagaGATAACTCTAAGTTTTAAGATGAGGCAACTGAAGGGTTATTTCTGTTTAGAGATTAGATTTAATATTCATCTTTATCCAGAATACAAGCTaacttgtttttaattcaaaagagCACACACGAGTTACTTGAGATAACTTGGGACGCACATGCACTTGTTTCAGCCACAGTAGAAATCATGCCTCAAGTCATAGGTGCAAAGGGTTGATGTGTGCACATAGACAAACACATTGGTAGGGAGAAAATCCATACCATAATATCACACAGAAATTTTGGGCATCCATCACCACCAACAGATGAATCCCATGGTGCCAAACCCTGCCAATTCCCATTAATTTCCAAGTGCTTTTTGGACTTCACACTCATTGATGACAGTTGCTTTCCTTTACGTCTAGAGTTCCTAGGTTTCCTGTCCGACTCTGTCAAAATAATTCTTTCACCATACTTCCTGATAATAGTTAAAAGATGTTCATCTAAAGAAGGAATATTCTTATGCGAAGGCCCAGATATCTCCGCTATTGAAGGGCATTTTGATGGATGACATTTTAGTACACTTGACTCGATCATATCAGATGCTTTGCAAAATTTGATTCCCAAAACATCATCCGAAGGTTCAGAACTTTCCATATTCTCCTTCAATCCAACAGCAGAATGTGAAGCATTAGGTCCTGTGAATTAAGACAATAATAAGTCTACAACAACATTAGGCTGATTACTGTTCTTAGagaacttaaataaataaataacagtaACAAGGACAAATTCTCCTAATGAGCTGCATCGTGGGAAGAACTTGCACAAggaaatatttcaaaatggAAACCAGACTCTGTCAGTAGATCTCCTCCCAATTCAATATCATAAAGGATATCATGACTCCGAAAAATTGCAAACCACTCAAACAATAAATCTAGAAAACAATATTTAGCAGATACACAAAGTCTCGTGGACTACTAAGAGGAAAAATCAATGGTGCATGGAGTATGGTTCTGACTAATAACATGCCAAAACAAGAAGAGAACATTAAAATGCAGAAAAGGGAAataggaaagaaaataaaattatgcctTGATTATTATCAAATAGAGGAGTaagtaaaaacaagaaacaaatgaaTATAAGCCAAGTTTTAGGTTTATAGAAATAAACCTTCTgcaaaaaatttatgtttgagGACAGCAAAAATTTCGAGCAAGAAATAGGCATCTGCTGCAGCATATGATATTTGCTCTTCAGTTAAAGGACGAAATGACCAATCACTGACTTGGAGTTCCTGGAGAAAATAGAATCTTTCCATGATAAGGTGAAGATTTTAccttcgaaaaaaaaaaacccatgagAAAAAGGTTCTACAATAATCCACTTTAACAACTCTTTAACAacagaaatttcaaaaagaagtaACATCCTGGCAAAAATTGTTCAACATGATAACTTAAGTTCATACACACTACATATCAAAGTCCACTAATAGAAACGTTACAAACCAAATCAAAGCAAAAGGCACCTAATGAAGTATGTTAAAGTAGTCAACCAAATAAATTCTATTTCAATTTACTCATTTAAAACTCACTGCAAGATCAAGATGAAATTCTGTTGTTTACAAGTTACATCGAATGCCCATAATTATACACCTACCTTACCAAATGTCAGTGCAAACACGTCTGTTTCATGCATATCATTGTGTTACAATAAAAATTACCTGAAAGGCCTTACAGTTGAGCCATTACATCAGAAGCAGAGGGGTACAAAGGGTCTTTTACTGTGACGTGACGGGGCTAAGTTGGATACTGGTCATAAAGAGGGAGATAAATAGGTGACTGGTCTTAAGAGGAAGACAGACAGACATGTGGCAGAAGGGGCATGGAGCTGTGAAGACTGATAACATAAACCTGCACCAAATTTCAGAACCTAAGTGTGTAAACTCTCTCATTTTCCTGCTCATCTCCTTCATCCTTTTCATCTTCTGATCCTATATGCTTTGTTAAAGAGATCCCCAAAGCTTCCGTGGCTCTTGGATTTTCTCCTTTTGtactcttttgttgttgaactAAAACCTAACTCCAATGAATTCTTGTGTGATTGTGGTTTGTTGATCATTAAACACTGATCTTGGGCCAACTTCACATTGCTTGTACATGTCATCCCACCCAACCAAATCAAAGAAGCACAGAGGTCTCAGTTGACAAAACATATCCAGCTCATCCGATGCATCCAACTCAAGTTGTTTCATTGTTGTAGAAATCTAGAAATCACACACTAGAGTATGGTCCATTTCAAACCAATTGCTGCATCAGCTCAATAGGGTGTGCATTGTACATTTGCAATTCATTCTGAAaatcatgcatcaaaagagctCCCAAATGGAAGCCACAATCCAAATGCACAAGGGTAGCACTATTCACGCCCTATCCTTAAACCCACTAGTTTGTACTTTTCAACTACATATGAAAGAAAGGACAAATAGGAAAACAGCTTCAATGGATTGATTAAGCACTTGTGATTCTAGTGAGTAAGAATTTCTCACACCAAATGAATTAGACGTATCATTACCTCACCGTTGATTTGAACTGCGCACGATATCAATATCAAGTAACTTCAAACCAAAAGAAGCCCAAAGCTATGGTCAGCCATGAGAATTTCATTTAGATGCTAAAGAATTTAGTCATGCAGAAAAATTTCATCTCTCCAATCCAACcttttgagaaaaaataaattaaaccagAAGGGCAATGGCTTTTCAGTGTGAAGAAGCAAACTTCAAAAAATGGAATGCCTACATTTACATGATAATTTGGACAGAGTGATTGGCCATCTTGTACAAATtacctttttttataaaaaaaaaaaaatgacatagtAGGGTGTGTTTGATCGTGTAGTTACCTTGAGGCTAACCAAGGTCACACTAGGGCAGCCCAAAAAACCACCTCAATGTTATTCCACCAACATTCTTTTATAAGCTTTGATTAAACACCCATCAttagtaattaatattaaattatatattaattaaacacccatcattaattagaaaattaaattttaaatattaaattatttattttcattggtATTACTTAAATAAAAGTTTAGTCAATGCATGATAAGAGTTATCTCCAAAACACTTTCAAATGACCAACCTTTAACCCCCTGTCATACACCAAACCTAAGACACACTTGCTATTTTTGTCAAAAGATTGTAAACAAGATTGTCAATTCCCAGTCCATTACAATGTTTTAGTTTCTTCCTCAAATATTAAGCATAGAGTACATAAACACATTACTATCGGAATAGAAAGATAAAGACTAACTCTGAGGAAAGATAAAATGGTTCATGTAATCAAATCTGATAAGATCTTAGGTACATGACATCAACAAAAgattattaaattaaagagaCGCCCAACCTTGGACAGAGAAATATTGAGAATTTCTTCACATATGGTTGCCAAGCTTTTGGTCTCCCTAGGAAATCTTTTGCCCGCAATCTGGCATTTTAGAAGGTGATACACAGTGGTAATATCAAGAAAGGGTTCCACCTGCAACATGcaaaaatatgtacttgttacTAAAGCAACAACCCTAGTCATTTAGCCATACAAAAGAATAATGGAATTTTACAATactggaaaaataaatattttgcaaCATCAGTATAACTTTcacacataaaaatttatagcACAACAACGGTTCTAGTGCTAGGAAATAAGGTTATATATGCTACTAAATTGgtaatcagaaaaaaaaaatgatacaatGCACACGATGAACATACATTACTGCCACAATAATACAACCTCTTAaccaatttttcattcatttcactagtttcatttttctttcttttttatgtgaaaagcaataataataatattattactatcatttaatcaaaattgataACCTAGAGTATGAAAAAAGCCAACAGAACAACAAATGAGCCATGCAAATGCAACTAAACAATATTCATGAAACATAAATGTCATAAATATTAACTCAACATTCAAGACAACCAAATTCAAATACAACATTCAAAGAGAAATTCTATCCAAGATAACAATTCAAAGGTTCTATCCCAAATAATTCTTTCCTAAATTTCATTTCTGCCCAAACTTGATGCCCAGgaataaaaatccaatttttagcctaaaattccaaaacaaaaaaggGGCCAAAGAAAGAGGGATAACTCTATCAAAGCCCGGATCACATCCGTGCGAGCAAAAAGTAGAAGAGAGATACTGAAGGTCCTGCTTGAATCGAAATCCTAATTTCAAAACATTAGGATCGACAAACATAGTCTTGAGAAGCTCATATACTGAGCAGAACGGGACGGCGAGGAGGTCAACGAGGAAAACCAGTGACTCATCACTTCCGGGGAATTCGGACGGTGGGCGGTGTGCGATGCGGCAGGCGATCTGGAGGAGAGTGACGGCGGGGAACGACGGAGACGCGGGGGTGGGGCTGGAGGACAGGTGGGAGGGCTTCCACTCAGCGTCGAGGGCGACGATGGAGGAACTCTGGAGCGCCCATCGGAGGAGTGAGAATTCCGGCGAGTCGCAGGAGGTCACGAGGTGGGTCGGCACGGCGACCGGCGATGGCGATTCCATTCAAAAGCTAATGCCATAATCCCAGTTCATTGAGTTTTACATAGAATGATGGCCCATGATAATTATGGGCTTGGCCGAGCCCAATCCAACAAAATTATGGGTTTGGGCTTGGACTAGACCAATTCAAAAAGTTTATGTTACCTCCCCACCCtgtggaataattttttttaatgtttggttggagataAACAAATGTGGgtggaaaatttttatttaagttgaTGAAAGTTTgagttaattaatattaattacaaaataaatgtttttaattaatgataagtgttaatattaatattttttaaaaaatattgtgtaTATAAATACAGCGTAAAGAGATTGATTAGGATAGTTCTTGGACTCAGCTCCGCAGCCATtgggtatgtatatataatccctccgttcctttttacttACTCCCTCCGTTCTGAATTAGATGTCGTTTTAGCCATTTGCACAAGAATTAAGAACAACAATAAAGTTTCTTTacttttacaataaaaataagttaaatgaCCAAACTACCCATTTTCTTGGGACTACAATTATACTTGAATATGAGATtctcttttataaatttttccacCCAATTACTCCAtcattggtatttttttttttctcttttcaaaatACTCTCTTTAAAAATCCATACTTTTCTCTTTATTAATTGACATGTTTTACcaccaaaattttcattttaaaattttaaaaatccatacttttcattgtataaaatttctttccactaaattttaatttaaaattatggatATGTATAATTCCCACCAAAACTTATCCTATAAAATAAAGCACCGGTAAGACAATGTTATCATTCAATGGATTTACATgaaatagatttaaatataaatgGAGATAGCCACAAAGGCAAGTAAAAATTCAATTGTCAGATCTTAATGTTGATGCTACTACTATTATCGACCTTAATCTCGGTCCAAGTTCTTCAATATTTGAGaaaacttcatcaaatcatttaCGATTCGACTTGAACAAAGCACCATGTGAAGAAACCATAGAAGATTATACTCCtataaatttaaacttgaatGGCTCAGATGCACTTAATGAAGCAACTTCAAATCTGGCAATAAAATTGCATCAGGAAACAAACTCGGATATTAGTAAGTATGTTAACTCTTCtttacatattattttaaaaattattaatatgctAGTGTAAACaaagattaaaattaataagaattttttatttaaatttaaatttttttttatgaataaattaacTTAGAATTTTACTAGTTTGCTAGTGTAAACAAAGACATTATGATATAAACTATAATTGAGAGATAAGTCAATctgttatcaaataaaaaaagagatttatttaaatcaaaatttttatttatggataaattacccataatttatccataaataactattttgatttaaataaatctctctttttaatttatcttgcGGAGAGAGTAtgtatgataaaaataatatagttttatttaaatgatatgagccaagttttatttaaattaaaaatagtttgcATGGTCcatgataaaaataaagttttatttactattttaggATTAAAAaggttattgtttatttattttattttattttaagaatatccttattttttaaaatttttctaatagAAGCAATCATGATAATCAAAATGTGGAGCTGCCACAATCACAAAGCCATACAAGTGAAAAGATAAGTTTGAGTAATGAGCAACGTAGAGCTATATATGATATGCTTCTGCAGAAAATCATTGATGGAAAGCTATAAAAGAGGGTGACAACTACTGTAGCATCACTATTCTCTATTTCTATACATAATGTTCAATGCATTTGGAAGCAATCAAAAAGCTATGGTAGTACATCTCatagaaaaataggaaattGTGGTTGCAAAAGAATTCAAATTGACTTGACTAGATTGCAAAAGATCCCTTTACATAAACGAACAACCCTTCAATCTTTATCATGTGCCATGAAAGTAAGCAAGACAAGATTGTTTCACCTTCTAAAGTCAAGTGCGATATGTCAGCATTCAAATGATATAAAACCTTTTCCTCaaggaagaaaataaaacatctaGACTACAATTTGCATATCAATGATTGAGGAAAGTAGCATGCCACATGATCCAACTTTTAAAGGAATGTATAATGTTATTCATATTGATGAGAAATGGTTCTATAtgacaaaaaaatctaaaaattactACTTTCTACCTGATGAAGAAGATCCACCACGCAGTtgtaaaatcaaaaaatttattggaAAAGTCATGTTTTTAGTTGCTATAGCTCGGCCAAGGTTTGATTCACAAGGTTCTGAATTTTTCTCAAGGAAATTGGCATATTTGATTTTGTCAAAAAAGAGGCAGCTAAAAGGGGTAGTGTTAATAGACCAGCAGGGACATTGGAGACTAAACCAATAGCTTCGGTAAATAGAGAAGTTGTAAGATGTTACTTGGTTGAGAAAGTATTGCCCGCCATCAAGGAAAAATGACCAAGAGAGGATCTAAGGAATCCAATATTCATTCAACAAGACAATGCAAGGCCCCATATCGATCATGATGATGATATGTTTCTCCAAGCTGCTGCATAAGATGGTCTTGATATTCATTTGTTGAATCAACTAGCAAACTCTCCAGATTTGAATATGTTAGACCTTTGGTTTTTTAGTGCTATTCAATCCTTACAATGTAAGGAGTCACCTAAATTGGTTGATGAACTTATTGATGCTGTTGTGAAGTCATTCGATGCTTTTCCTATAGTGAAATCTAACCGTATATTTCTCACATTGCAATTGTGTATGATTGAAGTCATGAGAGCAAGGggatcataaaaatataaaattccaCATATCAAGAAAGCAATGTTAGAACTTGAAGGAAATCTTTCTACTCAACTGAAATGCCCTTCTGCATTGGTAGAAGAAGTTCTCAATTATTTAAGCTAAATGTAGAAGGATTCTTTGGTACAACATTGCAAAATCTAATCCTAAAAAAAGATGATTTTGTTCTTGCATCATAATGACTTGTACAGCTAATATTTTCAACTATTCAATATAAATCCTCAagtcattttataaaatatttcattttcatccaTAAGCCAAAATGTGTAAGAAGATATGGCCTTAACATATTATCATATTCAAGATTGTAGACAAatagcatttatatatatatcaacataaattaaaataaaaatacactaaACAATCCAGCGAGACATAAATAagagatgaatttttttttccaaataatccTTAACTACTATTTGGATTATTTGGAAATAATCTAAAACGTCAACAAACTCAAAATCtaattttaacaacaaaagCAATTACTAAAATAAAGTTGTTGCTCAATAAAAGTTTGGAAGATAAACTTTTAACATGACCTTAACAACTTCTTGCAATTCTTTCTCCTCAAAAACTTTTTCTCCTTCATCAGGGAATTTGTTCAAGTCAAACTGAAAATTTGCTGGTACATTCAAGTTGAAACGTCATACATATTCTCTTTCTTCAACAATAACCTTTTCCCCCTGAAGCTTCTTCTCCTTGTCCAGAGGATTTGTTCAAGTGAAATCCAAGATCTGTTCGTACATTTAGGTCAAAACATGGTGTatctttgttttattctttGGTAGACattatatcaaaatcaaatgaagGTTTAGATCCCACAACTATGGAACATGGAGTCTTtacatctttttattttcattgttggtCTTTCACCTAAAACAAAGTTTATAAACAACATCTAATTCGGGACGGAGGGAGTATCTTGTTTTGGAgctcttctttgtttttacttgtcacattagaaattttgtgaagcattaaataattttttcccaaatttaccctttaatttaatatacttgtacagttttgaataaattacaatcaactaagtattaaattatatactccactTAGAGGGTGTTTGTTTGAGTGGAtttgaaaatccttaaatttgagaaatcatttttttgtttctaaagatttgaatttcttttgtttttttaaatccaaaagtTATAGGAttatggaatttggccaaaatgACCGAATTTCAAAATCCCATCCAAGGAATCCCTCAAATGACTTCACATGCAagcatatattaattatattaattacttataatatttaaaatttgaattcatattaattatattaattaatattaattacaccataattatattttataaaatattaaatataaaaataattaatatatgatattttattataataaagggaaaagtacaaaaaaaacccatgtgatttccgagttttgcaaaataaggaatgagaaatttttttttcgattctatgaTATGTGGTTTCCTAGATTTGCAAAAATGGGAAAAACCGTTATCTAGCAATTAACGGTGTTAACGCACAAGGGCAAAAtcgtcattttatttaaaaatcaacttatataacataaaaaaaatatattttttaaatttatttctcttccaaaatttcactaaacaagaaaaaaaaacttaaattccaaaaatcaaacaaaatcatgttgaaaaatcttgttttttaaGCCACATAgtgattttttacataaatagacAATTTTGCCCCTGCCAAAATTGGAAAATTTAACGCCGTTAAcggtttttcccttttttgcaaatctgggaaaccacatatcata is a genomic window containing:
- the LOC120279497 gene encoding uncharacterized protein LOC120279497, encoding MESPSPVAVPTHLVTSCDSPEFSLLRWALQSSSIVALDAEWKPSHLSSSPTPASPSFPAVTLLQIACRIAHRPPSEFPGSDESLVFLVDLLAVPFCSVYELLKTMFVDPNVLKLGFRFKQDLQYLSSTFCSHGCDPGFDRVEPFLDITTVYHLLKCQIAGKRFPRETKSLATICEEILNISLSKELQVSDWSFRPLTEEQISYAAADAYFLLEIFAVLKHKFFAEGPNASHSAVGLKENMESSEPSDDVLGIKFCKASDMIESSVLKCHPSKCPSIAEISGPSHKNIPSLDEHLLTIIRKYGERIILTESDRKPRNSRRKGKQLSSMSVKSKKHLEINGNWQGLAPWDSSVGGDGCPKFLCDIMVEGLAKHLRCVGIDAAIPPSKKPDPRHLLDQAYKEKRVILTRDSKLLKHQYLIQDQIYLVKSLLKNDQLLEVIETFQLKITEEQLMSRCTKCNGRFIQKPLTMEEAIAASKGFQVIPNCLFNRAIEFWQCTDCKQLYWEVFLRICQLHLIAFYLILLFYLLFPSYLKTQSITTIDQKTGFFSRNLYLPVELSVL